A part of Fusarium graminearum PH-1 chromosome 3, whole genome shotgun sequence genomic DNA contains:
- a CDS encoding arginase — translation MNTGLVNSRFLSKPDEVGVVAVGFSGGQPKAGVDIGPAALIQSGLLTEIRDELGYKLFGDETVQQFEDLIPESDPDFRGMKKPRHASAVTRKIASHTYEHSREGRMTLTLGGDHSIAIGTIAGTAKATRERLNREIAVIWVDAHADINTPESSDSGNIHGMPVAFLTGLAKEEKEECFGWLEDDMRLNVKKLVYIGLRSVDIGEKKILREHGIKAFSMHDVDRHGIGRVVEMALAHIGNDTPIHLSFDVDALDPMWAPSTGTPVRGGLTLREGDFICESVHETGNLVAIDLVEVNPHLADTKQAEQNTIHAGCSLVRCALGETLL, via the exons ATGAACActggtcttgtcaacagcCGCTTCCTCTCCAAGCCTGATGAGGTCGGCGTCGTTGCTGTCGGTTTCTCAGGCGGTCAGCCCAAAGCTGGTGTCGACATCGGCCCCGCTGCTCTCATCCAGTCCGGTCTTCTCACTGAGATCCGTGATGAGCTCGGTTACAAGCTCTTCGGTGACGAGACCGTCCAGCAGTTTGAGGATCTGATCCCTGAGTCAGACCCTGACTTCCGCGGTATGAAGAAGCCCCGCCATGCATCTGCGGTGACTCGCAAGATCGCTTCGCACACCTATGAGCACTCCCGCGAGGGACGCATGACTCTTACCCTTGGCGGCGATCACAGCATCGCCATTGGTACTATTGCCGGAACTGCCAAGGCTACCCGGGAGCGTCTGAACCGCGAGATCGCTGTTATCTGGGTTGATGCGCACGCCGACATCAACACTCCTGAGAGCAGTGACAGTGGTAACATTCATGGCATGCCTGTTGCTTTCTTGACCGGTctggccaaggaggagaaggaggagtGCTTTGGCTGGCTCGAGGATGATATGCGCCTGAACGTTAAGAAGCTGGTGTACATCGGTCTTCGATCCGTTGacattggcgagaagaagatcctccGTGAGCACGGCATCAAGGCTTTCAGCATGCACGATGTTGACCG TCACGGTATTGGCCGCGTCGTCGAGATGGCCCTTGCTCACATCGGTAACGACACTCCCATCCACCTGTCCTTTGATGTCGATGCCCTCGACCCCATGTGGGCTCCCAGCACCGGCACACCCGTCCGCGGCGGTCTCACTCTCCGTGAAGGCGACTTTATCTGTGAGAGCGTACACGAGACGGGCAACCTCGTTGCCATTGACCTGGTCGAGGTGAACCCTCACTTGGCTGATACCAAGCAAGCTGAGCAAAACACAATCCACGCTGGATGCTCACTGGTGCGATGCGCGCTGGGTGAGACCCTTCTATAA